The DNA sequence TGACCATCCTCTGCAAAAAGAAATTTTTAGAAGAGTCTCTGATTTATTACGTATCCCATCTGACGAATTTGTTGTAGCAAGAGATGATTGTGGAGCACCAACCCTGAAACTAAGTATTTCTCAGATGGCTTTGCTTTATGCACAATTAAGTAATTCGCAAAATGCGGACTTAGAGCAAGTAAACAGAGCAATTACATCAAATCCAATCCTTTTAGCTGGTAACGAAAGCTTTGATACTGAATTGATAATGCGTGCTCATGGTCAACTCATAAGCAAAGGAGGTGCCGAAGGTATTCAATGTTTAGGTCGTAATGGAGAAGGTATGGGCATAGCAATTAAAGTTGAAGATGGCTCTAAAAGGGCAAAGCATGCTGTTGCTCTACACCTTTTAAAGCAACTTGATTGGCTTACTCCAACAAGACTGCAAGAATTACAAGAGAAAAACCTATGTCTTAATACTGGAGTACAACTAGAAGTACATGGCGAGTTACGTTTTCAGGAAAACACACTTAACAGTGAATAAGTAACAAGTCAGATGTATGCTTAGAGAGCATCGCGGGGTAGAGCAGTCTGGTAGCTCGTCGGGCTCATAACCCGAAGGTCGGGAGTTCAAATCTCCCCCCCGCCACCAACTAAACGCTAATCACTGACTAGCGTTATTTTTATTTCTGAAACAAGGATTACCGTATAAATGCCTTTATTAACTAGTATTACTTGAATATTGATAATTCAATTACAATAAATTTATTGATATCTGTAGACCATTAGATATATATGAAGATAATCAGAGTCCTCCAATTAATGCATGAAGTTCAGGGGGTAAATATACCTATTGCTTTTCCAGTCAATAAATAGCATTTTTTAAAAAAGCAATTTCTTCATGTCACCACTGCCTCAGCTTGTAATTTCAACACCTCAAGGAGGAACCATTCATAAATATCAGCTTACAGGAGGCAAAAGATCTTTTCTTAGATATCTTGGATGTTATCTAGGAACATGTAAATTCTGCAACAACCTAGAAGAAGCAACTGATTACGTAGAATCAATTGAAGCAAAATAGAGGTATAACGATTTACTTGTAAAAAGAGTTCGAGAGCTGTAGTTAAAACAAATTGAAACATACAGACATATAAATTATCTAAAAAGATTGAACAACACTACAGAAACAACTGTTTTCTTGGTGATATGACCTTTTATGCTTCAAAAAGGTAGTATTATTTCCTTGTTAAAGCTTTTCTCTAGCTTTAATAATGCAGAACGCTATGGAAGATGACAGGTTTCAACAATTTAATAAAGTTAAGTTGAGCAATGGTGCTTCCATAACAAAGAATTTGCTCGAAAATACTAGTAATGAGAAAAAGACTCATAAATCTAAACAACCTACCAATCAGTTAAAGAGTGGTCTTCTTGGTTGGTATGCAGTTTGTAGTATTCGAGAAATAAGTGGGGATGATCCTTATTTCTTTACTATGTTCAATGAACCGTTGATGATATATAAAGATAAAGATTCAAATTTAAGGTGTATAAAAGATCTATGCCCACACAGAGGGGCCTCGTTCCGAGGAGGCCAAATTATAGACGGAGAACTTGTTTGTCCTTACCATGGCGCGAAATTCTCATCTACAGGAAAGTGCACCAATTTAAGTAGGATAACCTGCAATCATATAGTTGACAGCAATTACAATAATTATGCAACTAAGATACATCTCTATCAGTACTTATGCAAAGAAGTAGGAGACTATATATTTATAAATTATACTGGTAGTTCATCTACAAACCTTGAAGAAATAGAAGTTAAAGAAAATATAGATTCAAAAATACTTAACACCTATGGATTTAAAACAGAGGAGTATAAATTTGAAGAAGTTATAGTAGATTTTAAATGTGATTGGGCTAGAATAGTTGAGAATCACCTAGACATACTTCACTTATTTTGGGTTCATGGAGAAACTATACCTGATGCCGATGTTAACAGAAATGTTATTACAAGTTTCAATCAAGAAATAACACGAGACAGCAATCAAATAGAAAGCAAGTATAAATACAAGGAAAAGGATAAAGGTGAATTTATAAGGATCAAATTTCTTCCACCTGGTCGGATTATAATTTACAAGGGTAATCCAGAGGAATCACGGTATATTCAAGTTCTGGATCATATTCCCCTTGCTAAGAATCAAGCAAGAGTTATAGTTCGGCATTACAGGAAGTTCCTTAAAAATAATTTCTTTAATAGTTTAATTCTATTTAAAAATCTTCAGCATAGAATATTCTATAAGGTTTTTGCCGAAGACTATATGATTCTAAGGACTCAAACATTTAATGACCAAATGGGATATATAGAAAAGGACAATGTTAAGCTTTTAGGAGAAGATAAAATGATCCAATATTATTGGGATTGGTACAAAAACTCCCTAAATGAGGATAAGCCATGGGACATACATCCAATTAAAAGTGACACAAATAGTGTCCATCAAGAATTAGCTATGTTATACCCTCCTGAGAATAAAATACTAGCAGAAAAAAACAACAGGGAAATTGTGGTTAAGTTAATAGCTAGGCTAATTATTCCTATAGGGCTCGCA is a window from the Prochlorococcus marinus str. MIT 9211 genome containing:
- a CDS encoding asparaginase, with translation MSTTIQPIEVRLLRGSIVESIHRVHAVVCDSKGRVLMGAGNTNYETFIRSALKPFQVIPFINSGTVEKTSCSDKSIAIACGSHSGTTLHAREGFRILWNSEIEVDALKCPIPEGRKSRLEHNCSGKHAAFLATCKKMNWPLENYLEVDHPLQKEIFRRVSDLLRIPSDEFVVARDDCGAPTLKLSISQMALLYAQLSNSQNADLEQVNRAITSNPILLAGNESFDTELIMRAHGQLISKGGAEGIQCLGRNGEGMGIAIKVEDGSKRAKHAVALHLLKQLDWLTPTRLQELQEKNLCLNTGVQLEVHGELRFQENTLNSE
- a CDS encoding Rieske 2Fe-2S domain-containing protein, giving the protein MEDDRFQQFNKVKLSNGASITKNLLENTSNEKKTHKSKQPTNQLKSGLLGWYAVCSIREISGDDPYFFTMFNEPLMIYKDKDSNLRCIKDLCPHRGASFRGGQIIDGELVCPYHGAKFSSTGKCTNLSRITCNHIVDSNYNNYATKIHLYQYLCKEVGDYIFINYTGSSSTNLEEIEVKENIDSKILNTYGFKTEEYKFEEVIVDFKCDWARIVENHLDILHLFWVHGETIPDADVNRNVITSFNQEITRDSNQIESKYKYKEKDKGEFIRIKFLPPGRIIIYKGNPEESRYIQVLDHIPLAKNQARVIVRHYRKFLKNNFFNSLILFKNLQHRIFYKVFAEDYMILRTQTFNDQMGYIEKDNVKLLGEDKMIQYYWDWYKNSLNEDKPWDIHPIKSDTNSVHQELAMLYPPENKILAEKNNREIVVKLIARLIIPIGLAFLLI